A DNA window from Halomonas zincidurans B6 contains the following coding sequences:
- a CDS encoding murein transglycosylase A, producing MSWQALPGWPQDNAISAWSAFRASCTRLADKPAWSGVCADARRVDPLDNRAIIRFFEQRFAPYLMINDDGSTTGTITGYYEPRLQGSLQRHGRYQIPLYRLPAAWAQTPGKTRPPRAELLASGVLRGQELVWVDDPVEAAYLQIQGSGRVELAEGGMMRVGFAGTNNQPFRSFARALIDRGEITPGEATLAGIRDWARRNPQQAESALDVNPRMVFFQSRGIDPQATSEGPVGALGVPLTSQRSLAVDPSRIPLGAPVFLATTQPLSEEPLRRLMVAQDTGSAIKGSVRADFFWGYGDEAGENAGRMKQPGKIWVLMPRTR from the coding sequence ATGTCGTGGCAGGCCCTGCCCGGCTGGCCGCAGGACAATGCCATCAGTGCCTGGAGCGCCTTTCGCGCCAGTTGCACCCGACTCGCCGACAAGCCCGCCTGGAGCGGCGTCTGCGCCGACGCCCGGCGCGTCGATCCGCTCGACAATCGTGCCATCATCCGTTTCTTCGAGCAGCGCTTCGCGCCTTATCTGATGATCAACGACGACGGCTCGACCACCGGCACGATCACCGGTTATTACGAGCCGCGCCTGCAGGGATCGCTTCAGCGTCATGGACGCTATCAGATACCGCTCTATCGCCTGCCGGCGGCTTGGGCGCAAACCCCCGGCAAGACTCGCCCACCGCGCGCCGAATTGCTGGCCTCGGGGGTCCTGCGTGGCCAGGAACTGGTCTGGGTCGATGATCCCGTGGAAGCCGCCTACCTGCAGATTCAGGGCTCGGGGCGTGTCGAGCTGGCCGAGGGCGGCATGATGCGGGTGGGCTTCGCGGGTACCAATAACCAGCCATTCCGCTCGTTCGCCCGGGCGCTGATCGATCGCGGGGAGATCACGCCCGGCGAGGCAACGCTCGCCGGCATACGCGACTGGGCGCGGCGTAACCCTCAGCAGGCCGAAAGCGCGCTCGACGTCAATCCCCGCATGGTGTTCTTCCAGTCGCGAGGCATCGATCCCCAGGCCACCAGCGAAGGCCCGGTCGGCGCGCTGGGGGTGCCGCTGACCTCGCAGCGCAGCCTCGCCGTCGACCCTTCGCGCATTCCGCTGGGGGCGCCGGTATTCCTGGCCACCACGCAGCCGCTCTCCGAGGAGCCGCTAAGGCGGCTGATGGTCGCTCAGGACACCGGTAGCGCCATCAAGGGCTCGGTACGGGCCGACTTCTTCTGGGGTTACGGCGACGAAGCCGGCGAAAATGCCGGTCGCATGAAACAGCCCGGAAAGATTTGGGTATTGATGCCCAGAACGCGTTAA
- a CDS encoding DUF72 domain-containing protein yields MIQLPRDFGHDELPRLAALLERWPRNIPCAVEVRASGFFHKGAGEQQLNRLLISHGVDRVMLDVRPLFSTPSGSDSRLFKARDEKPRRPPHVLSTPDRPIVRFIGHLDTAINQRYFAPWIERLSLWIKQGKSPFLFVHAPDNREAPQLARHFYSWLASGQALPALPGSRGVSNVAFLRHQGKSVGYRTGHRPRHRIVLS; encoded by the coding sequence ATGATTCAGTTGCCGCGTGACTTCGGCCATGACGAGTTGCCCCGGTTGGCCGCATTGCTCGAGCGCTGGCCACGGAATATTCCCTGCGCCGTCGAGGTCAGGGCCAGTGGATTTTTCCACAAGGGGGCTGGCGAACAGCAACTCAACCGCTTGTTGATAAGTCACGGCGTCGATCGTGTGATGCTCGACGTCAGGCCGCTGTTCTCGACACCCTCCGGCAGCGACTCACGCCTGTTCAAGGCCCGGGATGAAAAGCCGCGACGCCCGCCACATGTGCTTTCCACGCCAGATCGGCCGATCGTCCGCTTTATCGGACATCTTGACACGGCCATCAATCAGCGTTATTTCGCGCCCTGGATCGAGCGCCTTAGCCTGTGGATAAAACAGGGGAAAAGCCCTTTTCTCTTTGTGCATGCACCGGACAATCGCGAGGCGCCGCAGTTGGCAAGGCACTTTTATTCATGGCTCGCGAGCGGGCAGGCATTACCGGCACTTCCCGGTTCCCGGGGAGTATCAAACGTCGCTTTTCTAAGGCATCAAGGGAAAAGCGTGGGCTATCGGACTGGCCATCGGCCTCGTCATCGGATAGTTTTGTCGTGA
- a CDS encoding sodium-dependent transporter, with translation MAKISHAQWSSKLTFILAATGSAVGLGNIWKFPYMVGESGGAAFVLVYLICIALVGLPILVAEWLMGRRGQKNPINTMADLAEREGRSKAWVLMGISGVLGAFLILSFYSVIGGWSLFYTLGSVTGSFSGQDADGIGALFDDLLASPGTLLLWHSVFMVLVIGIVARGVTLGLEGAVRTLMPALGIILVVLVGYGLFSGYFGEALVFMFNPDWGALDGDVVLAAMGQAFFTLSLGMGIMMAYGSYLGADVDLLGTARTVIILDTLFALIAGLAIFPIVFANGLDPSSGPGLIFVTLPLAFGNMTGGVIIGLLFFLLLTFAALTSAISLLEPVVETVEERTPLSRVGATLVAGAATWALGIAALLSFNAWSEVSILGLSIFDFLDTLTSKYLLPLTGLLAVVFVGWFLDGDKVRRELRLGETGSKLWTLITRFIAPIGVVVVFISSL, from the coding sequence ATGGCAAAAATCTCCCACGCGCAGTGGTCCTCGAAGCTGACTTTCATACTGGCCGCCACGGGTTCCGCCGTCGGCCTGGGTAATATCTGGAAATTTCCCTATATGGTGGGCGAGAGCGGTGGCGCTGCCTTCGTGCTCGTCTACCTGATCTGTATCGCCTTGGTGGGCTTGCCCATTCTGGTCGCCGAATGGTTGATGGGCCGCCGCGGCCAGAAGAACCCCATCAATACCATGGCGGATCTGGCCGAGCGGGAAGGGCGCAGCAAGGCTTGGGTCCTGATGGGCATCAGCGGCGTGCTGGGGGCCTTCCTCATTCTGTCGTTCTATAGCGTGATCGGTGGCTGGTCGCTTTTCTACACGCTGGGCTCCGTCACCGGGTCCTTCAGCGGCCAGGATGCCGATGGCATCGGCGCGCTGTTCGACGATCTGCTGGCCAGTCCGGGAACGCTGCTGCTATGGCATTCGGTATTCATGGTGCTGGTCATCGGCATCGTTGCTCGCGGCGTGACCTTGGGCCTGGAGGGGGCGGTACGCACCCTGATGCCGGCTCTGGGCATCATATTGGTAGTGCTGGTGGGCTACGGTCTCTTTTCGGGCTATTTCGGCGAAGCCCTCGTCTTCATGTTCAACCCCGATTGGGGAGCACTGGACGGCGACGTGGTGCTGGCCGCCATGGGGCAGGCGTTCTTCACCCTGTCGCTGGGGATGGGCATCATGATGGCTTACGGCTCCTATCTCGGAGCGGACGTCGACCTGCTCGGCACCGCCCGTACAGTGATCATCCTCGATACGCTGTTCGCCCTGATCGCGGGCCTGGCGATCTTCCCCATCGTGTTCGCCAACGGCCTCGATCCGAGTTCGGGGCCGGGCTTGATCTTCGTGACCCTGCCCCTGGCCTTCGGCAACATGACCGGTGGCGTGATCATCGGGCTGCTGTTCTTCCTGCTGCTCACCTTCGCGGCCTTGACCTCGGCGATCTCGCTGCTCGAACCGGTCGTGGAGACCGTCGAGGAGCGTACGCCGCTGTCCCGGGTCGGTGCGACGCTGGTGGCCGGAGCGGCGACCTGGGCCCTGGGCATCGCGGCGCTGCTCTCCTTCAATGCCTGGTCCGAGGTCAGCATTCTGGGGCTGAGCATCTTCGACTTCCTGGACACACTGACCAGCAAGTACCTGCTGCCCTTGACCGGCCTGCTGGCGGTGGTATTCGTCGGCTGGTTCCTGGATGGCGACAAGGTGCGCCGAGAGCTGAGACTCGGGGAGACCGGAAGCAAGTTGTGGACCTTGATCACCCGTTTTATTGCGCCCATCGGGGTCGTGGTGGTCTTTATCAGCAGTTTGTAG
- a CDS encoding PA3496 family putative envelope integrity protein yields the protein MPNATQQLGAVKRELLDIFMDLEVADHESRKQNATVRYLRARRGIEMHNEIKRLERDIADFDDLMQ from the coding sequence ATGCCTAACGCAACGCAACAGCTTGGCGCCGTGAAACGTGAACTCCTCGACATTTTCATGGACCTTGAAGTCGCCGATCATGAATCGCGCAAGCAGAACGCCACCGTCCGTTATCTCAGGGCCCGCCGCGGCATCGAGATGCATAACGAGATAAAGCGTCTCGAGCGCGATATCGCCGACTTCGACGATCTCATGCAGTAG
- the hexR gene encoding transcriptional regulator HexR: MSRALFDEMRRRMELFRRSEQKVARFVLRNPDEVIHMRIVDLATEAKVSEPTVVRFCRALGCDGFQDFKLKLAQMLATGSQFAQFSMNDSDSVAEFSHSIFDSTVGTLLSIRDRLDNEALGRAVNALAMANRVEFYGFGASGAVAFDAQHKFFRLQISTSAYADPHMQNMSAATLKEGDVVVAISQTGRTRALVDSVRLARETGATVIGLCPSATPLAEEVGLPLYIDVHEDTEIYTPMSSRIAHLVLIDVLAVGVAKTRGPHLTEQLKAVKRSLNPLRFPEQES, from the coding sequence GTGAGCCGTGCCCTGTTCGATGAAATGAGACGTCGCATGGAGCTGTTCCGGCGCTCCGAGCAGAAGGTCGCGCGCTTCGTGCTGCGCAATCCCGATGAAGTGATCCACATGCGCATCGTCGATCTGGCTACCGAAGCCAAGGTCAGCGAGCCGACGGTGGTGCGTTTCTGTCGCGCGCTGGGCTGCGACGGCTTCCAGGACTTCAAGCTCAAGCTGGCGCAGATGCTGGCCACCGGCAGCCAGTTCGCGCAGTTCTCGATGAACGACAGCGACAGCGTCGCCGAGTTTTCCCACAGCATCTTCGATTCCACCGTGGGCACGCTGCTGTCGATACGCGATCGCCTCGACAACGAGGCGCTGGGCCGCGCGGTCAACGCCCTGGCGATGGCCAACCGGGTGGAATTCTATGGCTTCGGGGCGTCGGGGGCGGTGGCCTTCGATGCCCAGCACAAGTTCTTCCGCCTGCAGATCTCGACATCGGCCTATGCCGACCCGCACATGCAGAACATGTCGGCGGCGACCCTCAAGGAGGGCGACGTGGTGGTGGCCATCTCGCAGACCGGGCGCACCCGGGCGCTGGTCGACAGCGTGCGCCTGGCGCGCGAGACCGGGGCCACGGTGATCGGCCTGTGTCCCAGCGCTACGCCGCTGGCCGAGGAAGTCGGCCTGCCGCTGTATATCGACGTCCACGAGGACACCGAGATCTACACGCCGATGAGCTCGCGCATCGCTCATCTGGTGCTGATCGACGTGCTGGCGGTGGGCGTGGCCAAGACCCGCG